The proteins below come from a single Dehalococcoidia bacterium genomic window:
- a CDS encoding MmgE/PrpD family protein, whose translation MDGVTAALARFYAETSYAAIPAEAVHEAKRAILDGLGVGLGGADHPSADILLQYARRVGERPEAQVWGRPERLPAELAALVNGHQEHVLDFDDTFLPEETVLHGTVPVLPAAFAVAEARQLSGRALLRAFVLGFDAEARLAMALGRQHYLAGWHVTATVGPVGSAVAVGTMIGLRPDQLVHAVGIALTHSGGVTAMLGSMSKAYHCGKAAEAGVRAALLAEAGFDSASEPLTHPQGYLNVAASDRAVHRLTDQLGERWLLLENGYKPYASGVVTHPIIDAMVAFRAEGVRPETVARVEAFVNPFVLQVTGQREPQSGLEGKFSAYHCAAVGLIDGAAGKQQFTDERVRDPAVVALRRRVVLTPDHSLRKDECRVVLHLQDGTTRERAIPRASGTADNPLSDEALSAKFLALAAPVLGGRAAQLLDHVWTLEQVSNVADLAPLLRP comes from the coding sequence ATGGATGGTGTCACCGCCGCCCTTGCGCGCTTCTACGCCGAGACGAGCTATGCGGCCATTCCGGCCGAGGCGGTGCACGAGGCGAAACGCGCGATCCTCGATGGCCTTGGGGTCGGCCTCGGCGGCGCCGACCACCCCTCCGCTGATATTCTCCTCCAGTATGCGCGCCGGGTCGGCGAGCGGCCCGAGGCCCAGGTGTGGGGACGACCGGAGCGTCTTCCGGCTGAGCTTGCGGCGCTTGTCAACGGCCATCAGGAGCACGTCCTCGACTTCGACGATACGTTTCTCCCGGAAGAGACCGTCCTGCACGGCACCGTGCCGGTTTTGCCGGCGGCGTTTGCCGTTGCCGAGGCGCGGCAGCTCTCGGGAAGAGCGCTGCTGCGCGCCTTTGTCCTCGGCTTCGACGCCGAAGCCCGCCTCGCGATGGCGCTCGGGCGTCAGCACTATCTCGCCGGCTGGCATGTCACCGCTACTGTCGGGCCGGTCGGAAGCGCGGTGGCGGTCGGCACGATGATCGGACTGCGCCCCGATCAGCTCGTCCACGCGGTCGGCATCGCGCTCACCCACAGCGGAGGGGTGACCGCGATGCTCGGGTCGATGTCGAAGGCCTATCACTGCGGCAAGGCAGCGGAGGCCGGCGTGCGTGCGGCTCTCCTCGCCGAGGCCGGCTTCGACAGCGCGTCAGAGCCGCTCACGCATCCGCAAGGCTATCTCAATGTCGCAGCGAGCGACCGGGCGGTGCATCGCCTGACCGATCAGCTCGGCGAGCGCTGGCTGCTGCTGGAGAACGGCTATAAACCCTATGCCAGCGGCGTCGTCACCCATCCGATTATCGATGCCATGGTGGCCTTCCGGGCGGAGGGCGTGCGGCCGGAGACAGTTGCCCGCGTTGAGGCGTTCGTTAATCCCTTCGTCCTCCAAGTGACGGGGCAGCGCGAGCCTCAGAGCGGCCTCGAAGGGAAGTTCAGCGCCTATCACTGCGCTGCGGTCGGCCTGATCGACGGCGCCGCGGGCAAACAGCAGTTCACCGACGAGCGGGTCCGCGACCCGGCGGTCGTCGCGCTCCGTCGGCGCGTGGTGCTCACGCCGGACCACTCGCTTCGCAAGGATGAATGTCGCGTCGTTCTCCACCTGCAGGACGGGACGACGCGCGAGCGCGCTATTCCGCGCGCCTCCGGCACAGCCGACAACCCGCTGAGCGACGAGGCTCTCAGCGCGAAATTTCTCGCTCTCGCTGCTCCTGTTCTCGGCGGGCGCGCCGCCCAGCTGCTCGACCACGTGTGGACGCTCGAACAGGTCAGCAATGTTGCCGACCTCGCGCCCCTTCTTCGCCCGTGA